The Gossypium hirsutum isolate 1008001.06 chromosome D03, Gossypium_hirsutum_v2.1, whole genome shotgun sequence genomic interval taaatttgtaaaaccccaaaaaggaaaaaaaacctcTCTTTTTTGAGTCAATTCCTAATACCAATAAGTTTATCCTAaaactttattcttttatttttattctaaatatGATATTCTATAACCCtttgattgataaaattttagttaaataaaatgggaaaacctttaaaaaaaagaGCACTTTAAATTTACTCTTGTTGTTTACGGTATGTCATTTCCTTCAAGGTACATAAAAATAGTCTTCGAAGTTGATCCttgaaattagaaattaaatccaaagttaaaaattatggctttgaaaaatccaattgttcaatcaataattatataagaaaaaattatgaaaatgtctattttcttaagaaaaaaatgtgaaagaattaattgaatttcctTTTCTTCattgataatgatttttttaattttataaattgattaagagattattatgttttctttttctttttaattatttgtttttaatttttaaatcaacaaCAAGCAATATGTATCACTAATAATTTGATTTAGTGTCAAAtcatttacaaaattaattttaaactaaaattatgcTAATCAtagtgaaaaaatattttttttacaaatattaaattatttatataattttattatatatattatatttttaaattttgtattttctattatttttaatggttttagtTCATTTCTACCACtaacttcttaaaaatataaataaaaatgattatgtACCGAATTGGATAATTTCCcccataaataaaacaattactaGATGTAGAATGTCTTTGTTTTAAAACCTGAAAGCTTTGGTTACGAAGTTTGAAGACCAAAATGATAGAATTTGTCaatgtgaagggttaaatttattgaaatatttagaattagaatcaagttgatagaatatgtaagtgttgaggactaaatgtgttattataccagtTAGAAAAAAAGTTTTTCGTTATCAATTTAAAGGAGAGTGACCAAAACAGGAACAAATTTAGACGTTAgtacctaaattaaaaatttttaaagttgagtgaccaaaacaagAATGCAAACATACTTGGGTGACCATTTGTACActttaccctaaattttaaaaattagggtaaactacaacaTTAGTCACTAATCAATGGATAAGTTTTCGTTTttgtcacttaattaaaaaaagttacaatttggtcattgaactattaaaaagttttcatttaagtcactgggctGTTAAAATCGACGTTATATGACTTTCTCTGTTTGCACTACCTGCACCAATTGAAAgatctctttctcttcttttcaacaatttagtttttttttccatgaaataGTTTTGGACGTCACAAATTtgcgaaccaaaattcaaacaacttttttctCCAATCTTCGACATTAATCGTTAGATCGATTGGGTAGGGGTGAGCATTCAAATGAATCCAGTGAAAAAATTTTGCGTTAATCGAGTTGACaggtcctattttatcatcctaactcgatttgaaatttttttgaatcgagtcttgtgaaatgaaattcgagtcaaGTCAAACCGagtgaaattgtttgagttaaattaaaatcttgttacagtataactaattacatattagagcatataaatttgaaatcatatatatttgaaaactttttcaaagcaaaaaaaaagatactttagtatgataaacttaaatcattaattaacttatttacgTCCCTAAAACTTGAAccatatgtatttaaaattattatttaggtaCCAATCGTTGAATCACCGCTTGAAGCTCACTagcggaattaaaaaaaaaacttaacaacccaatgacaaataaaaaacttttaaataattcaataaatagtTGAAGAacgaaattataattttttaattatgagaataaaattaaaattcacccATAATTTAACGAGGATGTACATATGGTTTTACAATAATTTTAACTAGACGAGTGAAGAATAAATGAGCTCTCAATTATTGAATATACTAGTAGTAATGTCAAAAAATTAGTAAACGTCATTTCAGACAAGTGGGATCCATATTGAGCTGCATCATTAATATAAAAGAGAATATGACATcattagataaaataaataaacggAAATTAGAGCCTTAGAATATTATATTCCTCTAACTTTGATTGCTTCACCTACAATCAAACGAATTTTCAAGTACTTGGGGTTTAATCCAAAATCCAAGAGCAGAGCTTTGGAATATGAGGAGAATCAAAGTTAGGGGATTTGGAGGGGTGCTCTCATTTACTTTTGTATAAGCAGATTTAATACAATGGATTTGCATATCCTTTCCTCAACAAGTTCCTGCTTTACAGGTCTCAATCATGGAAAACAGAGACCTTAATAACTCTGGACCCATGAAGAATTGGCTTCTTAGGTGGCTTCATCATGAGGGCTATGAACTTCATTGCTTCCTTCTTTGTTTACCCCATAATGCCCAAGAGGACCTTTCACAAGTATTAAATTCTATCTAATTGTTGGAATTTGGGATATCTTTCAGGTTTTAAGACGCAATTGATTGATTTAAATTTAGGTAAAAGTGTTATACGGTTGTTTGCGCGAGgagttagattttattttatttttattaaaattttatttatttttattattaaaaattgatctcTATATATCAACGTGAGTTACACTTGGACCATCATTCCATCAACTATGCAAATTTTTAATTGTActaatggataaaatttttaatagaaatgtctaatttatttttaatataatgtaCATGAATTAGTTCATctatattttaagtaaaaagagtaaaatataatttaactcttaatacatTAGGCTACAATATACGTTTCccctaaatttaattaaaatttaaatctattaaatatttcattttgaaAAGGTGAATGTGATGCTAAAAGATTTTGTAAGCTGGCACCTAAATTCAAGGTGCTTGTTCTTTTCTCCcagtttaaataatattaaaaaatattatatgaatagatagatgatgaattttgttttaaaagtacTGTTGAAgatttttttccccttttgttCCTTTTAACAGCTTGTCTACAAAAATAATGGTAATGTATATGACTTGATAATGTGGTCCAGGCAAAAAACTTATATGGTTCATATTTGTATGCATTTGATATAATCTAACTATTGGTTATATGTTATAGGTGGGTACGAGTTGCAGTTCATTCTTTTTTCTATGGTCCCAATATCATTGAAAATGGATATACGATTCACTTTTTGAAATGGTTGTAATTTATTGGATATTCAATACCTTAAAATAACCCATAAGTTTTTATACTCTTTATAAAAAGTGAAATTTAGTTATTCTAATTTCTTTTAGAAATTTATTCTCATATTTTTTTTAGATACTAAAATTCATTAACATtgttattttttggttaaattgattggtatgacattttaaaataaaaaaatattaaagtacaCTTATGGTCACTTTAAAATAGGGTTTGTCTTATTTTTgtcacttaaattttttttttcaatttaatcattctaaataaaataattgtgcgtgtgacaccccaaacccggccgaGATGGTCTGGTCCGAATTTCGAACGACACATTAGCCACTGAGGTGACTCTTTGAAAAACTACCACAAATTATCACACCAACCAGCCATACTCACCATACGTATACATAATATTTCACACAAGCATTTAGTCCCAAGAGTACGCTTTTTTAAATCAAACAATAAGTCATATAATAAACGAAATATGACGTACCTGAATTTCGGCATACTCTACTAGTTGCAAAATGTCTTGTTAGTTCTTATAGACagtatcatataattcaaacaaCAATTTCAACCAAACAAGCAAACACGGAGACCAAAAAGTCCCAAAAATTAAACAGACCAAAAAGTCCAATTACACcctttaaaaaagaattatttttaaattgtctaAAATTATCTAAGTCCCATTCTAAGTCTCTAGCTCGGGTATGTCCTACATTGCCTTCCTGGGGTTTTATAAGCTCAGCGCACATACTGTAGAAAGAAAGTTTGTGTGAAGGATTACTGAACTGTCACCCTCCTCGCTATCCCACGCACTACTTATCTAAAAGGGGAAAGAAAGTAAAGAGAAGAGCTTGGGAAAGCTCAGTGAATACAAATGTAAACCACAATAGAAAGCATAGCAATAGTTCACATACCAAACAACCCCATATAAACAAATCACATATAACAATAGGTGGTTCGCATTCAATTAGTTCGCATATCATTAGTTCACATATAACAAACCCAGTTCAATTTAGTGATATAATGGCAATTCGTGAAAAAGAAACATAATAAAATGTTATACTCATTGGATAAACGAATATCCCAAACACACCCTAAGACTCATAGAGTCACTCAAGTCGCTATATAAGTGTAACACGAATGCTCACACTCCCCGAAAAACACACCCTTACGATCTCCGAGGAATGGAGTATTGCTCAACATTCCCTTATTTCTCCATCGAATCACTGGTTCACAATGCCCTATCACACTATATGGGTGAGCACTCACAATTtaatggcatgccaactatatctaatggtTCTAAAAATTCACAATGTCAATATATCACAATATTACACATTTACAGATCACGTCATTTTAGACTGAAAATTTTAATGAGCTTGCAATACCACAACATGTCATAATATAGTTCACACAGCATTAAGCTCTCATATACAAAACATCAAGTATAAAATAACAGGGTTCACATATGACATATGTTCGCATGCAATGTGGGTTTTCATAATATTATAGGTTCAACGACATGGTAAACCTCACATATCACATGGGTTCGTAGTTCACTTTTAAAGGTTCgcacataacatatatacatttatatacattAGACAATACAAAACCCTTTTAATGcaaagatatatattatttataataaaacctGCATAAGCATTCATTGTATATAGTAGTACCCTTTTACATcatgattatatattatataaattaagtcCCATAAACACCTATATAATATGTATAACAGTAcacatatgtatattatataacaaaatttagaCTCCGATACATAGAGTATATATTTAACCTAACCCTGGAtgcatatatacatttatttcaAGGTTCGCATAACATGTAAAAACTCACGTTTACAGATTCTTGCTAAGGGTTCGCACAATGCGTAGAAAAGGTTCGCACATGCACATGTTTAATTCACAACATGAAGATAGGGTTTGCACGTCTTACTTGGCTTCTAGTAGAGTGCGATCTCATTTTCAAGTGCAATATACAGAGTACTCACCTTAGTTCACCACAATGTTGACAATGTGACCTTCTCCTTGCCTTTATCTCTGCTAGTCGATGCTCCTCCAAAATTCTCAGCTTCGCATGAACAATTACACATCACataattgtttaaaataatttaattcattcTTCGTTCAACTGCAACCCCTTATTTACGTTAACTATGACAGATTCTCACTATGCTATTACTTgactttatttttctaattttttgaccATCCTAACTTACATATATTTGCAAATCTAGACTATTAATTAAAGGTAACCTCACTAAATCCTATTCTTTCAAAATAACCActgttcatcatcttcttcaagagCAAAACCCTTCTGTTTataagttttcttaaaaactttgcTAAACAGGATCgtaaaccttttatttttttttattaaagctCTTTGAAAATCATTTTAGAAAACATTTCATAGATTTTCCAGCTTCGATCCACCATTTTCATGAAgccaaacatataaaaaaataaagtttatttataattattatctaaattgtagaTACTTTAGCCAAAATCATTTCATGCGGATTTGATATTATGAGAATAGATTGTTTACATTTGATCTTGCTATCCTCCGTGACTCCCGAGTGGTCCGCTCAATAACCGAACCAAACCTTAAGAGAGCAAATGGTGTTTTGCTTGAgaatttaaagaagaaaaggttGCTTGGTTGCTCAGAAAATGCAATGCGcaagaaaaatttgaaagaaagttaacTACCAGTTGTAACAACTTTTGAAATGAAGAAAGTGTGAAAAGAgagaaaattataataaaaaaaggaaattatATAGCCAAATTCATTTATAAAGTTGGTTTATTTATCCTATAGATCCCTCCTAACTCTaccattgttttaataaatcccCCACTAACCATTAGTCCTAATTTGCCTATATAAGTTCCCCACTTTAGCTTCTATTCCTgtttagtcctaattactaacttgttttctatttactctatttttaatctataatttaatgtCAATACTACCGACCCTGTTTCTAGGATGTGACAGTGCAAATTAATCACTGtcgttaaattttctatttttctctaaCGGATTGCACAATCAACAATCCATCTAATTATTTTTCCACATaatacataaattttcttttttccttttttcctttttccctttctttccttttattatttttttcctttttttttctttttcttcttagcCCTAGCTGTTGTCATTGAGGTTGACCACCACTGCCGAATCCAACCTCCGTATAGGCCATCAATACCATTGGACGAAAGCATGTACTCTCCTCTCTCTCAATCTACCAATGCCTATCTTCCAAGAAACCAACTCCAAATCTTCTAACAACATTTAAAGCTTTGAACCACTCTTTCTTCGATCTCTGTTTTGCACCGTCAGATCATCGTCGGTCAGGGATATGTTGTTCCCCACGATTAAATACGCCTCCTCACCATTTGGATCCTCGAATGGGAATTCAATGCTTAAGAATCTGGGTTCAAACTAAGATAAGTACTCtggcttttctttttatttttgcatcTCCTTTTTTATTCTccaagttttttctttttctatgctTGCAACTAAGGTTCAAAGATTGTCAAATCCTTTATTTTTTTGCTGTTTTTTTTATTGTGTTTATTGGCTTCCAGTTTTTTGGTATTCTAGGCTGTTGAGGGTGAGTCAGGTTAAGGGTAAGATTGAAGTAGCCAAATGGTTGTTGTGTTAGGATCTAGTGCCCTTAGTGTAGTATATTTGTCAATTTGTATCAGTAATTTTTTGAACATATTGgtttaaattaaaattccatTATACATTAATATCATTTCTATATGTCTTCAATGGTTTTTGCATACAAAGAAAAAtgtaagcaaatattagctcattgattatctaatatttaactaatattatgttgcattatgtGGTCAAATCATAATGCGAGAAGACATATTAGTAGATAACCTAAACAGTCAATAGTCTAATAGAAAttgagcaaatcgattgaaagactattatgttgtctatcaagtcaaattagggagatgccttgtcttgagTATCGGAAtgaatgactcctagaagatagagacatagatgtcaTTATCTAGACTAAAAATACATCAGACTTAACCCAAGTTGAAATTATCCTAGATTCGTTTACggatttattcatttgtgacGTCCATAATGtagcataccttaatcttgagtgaaTGATGGACAATTTATGTGTAACTAGTATACTTTGATCTAAATGAAAATCTGAGTTCAAGTAGATAAGGAACTAAAACTTAGtgtgttgggtatacgacttctttATAATATAGTATCATcccacaatagtggaattcatagtccAATAAAAGGggaaatgatatcctctcattgacattacatgattgatgaaaaagGAATGTGATTGTAGGTAATTTgtcataagaaaaataatttaattactatgtgttagtaattgactttttcatATAAGAAGGTGTAATAGAAACTATgggataaaatagaatcatactgagagaatgaatttatcctaaagagattaagggTATATTATGAGtgtaacacatttatgacaatgtcattggacgAACACTTAATAAAGTAACTTtagtaatgatatataataagagGGCATTCAGTCAtggtactatagtggaatgactctATGATTAAATGAGTTGTAATTAATCGGCGAAGAgctaaaacttaattacaaactatttgagccctaattatatatgtctaatcgGTCCCTCAACTAGCTCGAGATAACttgaaatgaattgcatgtagattTGATAGATTCTGAAATGAATGAAAACAACAAGTAAGAGAAATAAATCGCATGTATCACTATGTGCAATGAATgcattttctcactaagtataaaAGGTGacttagaaaattaatttaatttattcgaattattatttaaattgattgtaattaaatcattgaaatttgaagtgagaattaaattaattagtcataatatatttgttgaataagacaattaaattaaatttctcatagattctaatatggtaaagttgtcatgactttagTGAATTTTAAATTGGGTTgaggaaataatttaattaagaaattaatttaattaattaaattaattgattaaataaataatcttttgggtaataaaaaatatttattgtgtTGGATAAATTATACATGTTGAATAAAAGTCCAAATAACATAATTAGACCCAATACATGAAAGACCCAAATAGCCTGGAGAATATAAGGGGTGGCAAGCCTTAGTGTATACTTGGGCATGCTGCCGTCCCCTAGTTCTACTTAGTAGAACtcgtattttttattaaaatattattgtttaattaGACCTTATTCGAACAGAACTCTTGTACTGTTTCTCTATAGATAGGAACTATGAGTTAACCTACTGACATACACTTTTTGAGCACTGATATTCTGTCGAAATTAGTGAcaatttattttaagaataaattttatttttctcaagaaTACTCATAATTTTCGATGCATATAGAGAACAAACATTCCTACTGAAagttaaacaaatttttttttattttgtgtgcTAATTCGATTTGTTTGAGCCTACATTCAAACAATTCGGGGTTCaaggatagcggagaagatcgATTGGTTGAAAGCTGGGAAACGACCTAGATTAACTTCAAGCAAAGTATAAGTATAATTTCggttaaattttattactataaatatcacaatggcttagttttaagaaaaaattcaaattttcgtTGTGCTTAAAAACATTgttttctaaattgatttttccAACATGTTGTCTTGTATGGTGTAGGGCAATTCAAGTTGATGGCGATGAAGGGAATGGTGGTTAGGGTTGATTCCGATGAAGGGAATGccatttctttctctctctctctctcttttaaaCCGTCGTTTTGGCTAGTTcattcagttaattttttttaattagttagAAATATATGTATTACATGGAAAAAATATATTAGGTGAATTGCTGATTGTGCAAACCTTTAAAGGAAAACGAAAAATTTAACGGAAGTAACTAATTcgcataattattttattaagagtgattaaattgagaaaaaaattgagtgACCGAAATAGGACAAACCTTATTTTAGAGTGATAATGGGTGTAATTACcctaaaaaataattacttggtagccatgtaactaaaaaaatgatgttgttatgaacttgaatttaataaaataattaaaaaaaagggttatggacctgaattttgaaagttgaaaagtacatgaactaaattcttaaaaataaaagtacaaggactaaattctaactttttaaaaagtagagggacttatgacatattttaacgtATTCTATATGTAATAACTGAAAAGTACTTTAAAAACTAATTTCGTAGCCTTTTTCAGTATTCATTTTGATAGCTAAACTTTAGAGTAGATTATTGTTTACTGTTTCAATCAATCATTTTATACTTTGAATAAGTGAAAGACActctggaaaaaataaaaaaattcccagGATTGTTCCAAAGGAAGTTTTATGTATTTTCTTCTTCAACGCTTTTTTCTTTGTTATTAATGGTGACAAACCACCAGGAATCTATGAGCAGTGTTGGAAGGAGGCatggatgaaaaaaaaaatgggaaaCAAGTGGGGTTATCACTGAAAACCAGGCTTTTTTGTTTTCCCTGATAGTTTATTATGGATAATTTTCCAAATCAAACAGGCCCTTAAAAAGATCTTCCATGGATCACTAAAAGTTGTAGAACCTGCTGTTCTGGTCTGGGTTTGAATCAATGAAAGCATTTCACCCTTTTCTTCTTGTAAGTTTTACATTATTTTTGTTATAGATTGTACAGTTTCGATGAGGTTTTTGTGCTGCTAACTGTGTAGGGTATTGTTGTTCCTCCATTATTGTAATGTTTTTTgtgttaaattattttgattacatGGAAATGTTTTTTGCTTATAACTTCATTGTTGTTCTAAATTCCTGAAGGTGAAGAAGCAAGTTTATAAGGCAATGGATGAGAAGAGAATTTCTGGTTCATGTCTAATCATCTCCGAAGACAATAAAAGTGACAGCTTGTATCCAATGTGTTTTGGTGTTTCTTGTGCTTTCTTTGCTCTCAGATTCCTCATAGGAACCGAAAAgggtgatgagaaatggtgtgaATTTCGTGATAAAATGATTCAAGGAAGTGCCCAGCTCTTGGGGTTGCTTGCATGGAGAATCCAGAGAGAAGAAGTCAATCTAGCAAAGGCTGAACTTGTTCAAAAGCTTGAGACGGCTGAGAAAGAGATTGAGGAGTTAAAGAAAATGAGACATGAAGATGCAAAAGCGAATGAGAAGGTTGTCGGCATCTTTGCATCACAAGAGCAAGGATGGTTGATTGAAAGAAAGAAGCTTCGGCTGCAAATTGGAGCCCTTATAAATGAATTGAGAGTCCTggagaagaagaaagatgatgaaATTGCTGGCTTGAAACAAAAATTGGATGAAATGGAAATCTTGGTGAAGTCTAAGGATAAGATGATTGAAGAAATGGAGGTGAAAGGGAAGGAATTAGAAGAGAAGGCAATGAAGTTGGAAAGTGTTGCTCAAGAATTGAGGGAAACAGCAAAGCGTGAAGCTCAGGAGCATTCCAATGAGATTTGGAAACACAAAACTGCTTTCATTGAGATTGTTTCAAATCAAAGGCAACTTGAAGCAGAGATGGGGCGAGCCTTTAGGCAAGTTGAAGCTACAAAAATGGAGCTTGATGCTGTCCTAGAACAAAAGGAGGAATCAGTTGTGTTGGCACAAAAGCTGTCCATGGAAATCATAAAAATGCGCAAGGATTTGGAGCAAAAAGACAAGATTTTGTCCGCAATGTTAAGGAAATCGAAGTTAGACACAGCAGAGAAACAATTGCTTTTGAAAGAACTTAAAGTATCAAAGGCAAAGAAGAAGCAAGCTGAGCTAGAAACAGAAAGGTGGAAAGCAGTCTCTGAGACTAGACACGAGAGACATTCATTGAAGGGTATGTTCAGTAACCAAGCCCAAGCCAGTGCAAAATTGGATTATCCAGAACTGAAAACAGACCCAGAAGCCTTTTCTCTTCTTCCAGATTGTCAATCTCCACAAGGAACTGAGGATTTAGGTGAGAACTGAGAGCCTTTATGCCTTTATGTCTCATTGTGTTTATGATCTAATCGTTTCTGCATTGGGTTTTTGTTGAAACAGTGGTGACAGCTGATGTTAAAAGGCTGGAAAGTTGGGTTCGAGCGGAGGCAGAAAAGTATGCCAATGTGATTGAGAAAAGACATCATTTGGAACTGGATGCATTTGCTGAACAAATGAGACTGAAAGATGAGAAGTTAGAGGGTTTTCGCTGGCGACTGTTGAGCATGGACCTAGAGTCGGAGCGGTTGCAGTCCCATGTTGAAGGACTGAACCAGGATGTGTCTCAGCTCAGACAAGACAACATGAAATTGGAGGCCATGCTATTGGAGAGAGAAGAAGAATTAGATTCCTTGAAGGATCAGTTTGCATCACAATTAAAGCCTATGAGTTGTCAAAAGAGTGACATATTAAATATATCTCTGCACGATCCAGCTTTGACACATGATTCCTTTTGGCCTAA includes:
- the LOC107950190 gene encoding putative leucine-rich repeat-containing protein DDB_G0290503 is translated as MKAFHPFLLVKKQVYKAMDEKRISGSCLIISEDNKSDSLYPMCFGVSCAFFALRFLIGTEKGDEKWCEFRDKMIQGSAQLLGLLAWRIQREEVNLAKAELVQKLETAEKEIEELKKMRHEDAKANEKVVGIFASQEQGWLIERKKLRLQIGALINELRVLEKKKDDEIAGLKQKLDEMEILVKSKDKMIEEMEVKGKELEEKAMKLESVAQELRETAKREAQEHSNEIWKHKTAFIEIVSNQRQLEAEMGRAFRQVEATKMELDAVLEQKEESVVLAQKLSMEIIKMRKDLEQKDKILSAMLRKSKLDTAEKQLLLKELKVSKAKKKQAELETERWKAVSETRHERHSLKGMFSNQAQASAKLDYPELKTDPEAFSLLPDCQSPQGTEDLVVTADVKRLESWVRAEAEKYANVIEKRHHLELDAFAEQMRLKDEKLEGFRWRLLSMDLESERLQSHVEGLNQDVSQLRQDNMKLEAMLLEREEELDSLKDQFASQLKPMSCQKSDILNISLHDPALTHDSFWPKVRIVKKKATEEQKKKTSLLDKEEVIPSCKDSKNIRLIVQSPEKDFEEERESVDPGSLQKETNDSLVVDCVDQSRGASAKTKNNPWRMDLQALGVSYKIKRLKQQLLMLERLKGKQESGEDLDGGDNGIKGFLLLISLLNKQVSRYQSLQGKTDDLCKRMNENEVDASQGDCSNAKTKVGTTRSLEHFLEETFQLQRYMVATGQKLMEIQSKIASGFNGVELDKTATFDMKQFSDNIKSLFQEVQRGLEVRIARIIGDLEGTLACEGMTDFRR